A genomic stretch from Halichoerus grypus chromosome 7, mHalGry1.hap1.1, whole genome shotgun sequence includes:
- the CALHM2 gene encoding calcium homeostasis modulator protein 2, producing the protein MAALIAENFRFLSLFFKSKDVMIFNGLVALGTVGSQELFSVVAFHCPCSPARNYLYGLTAIGVPALALFLIGVILNTHTWNLVAECQYQRTKNCSAAPNFLLLSSILGRAAVAPVTWSVISLLRGEAYVCARSEFVDPSSLTAGEKGFPPAHATEILARFPCGEGPANMSGFREEVTRRLKYESQLFGWLLIGVVAVLVFLTKCLKHYCSPLSYRQQAYWAQYRTNEDRLFQRTAEVHSRALAAHNVRRFFGFVALDKDDEELVARFPVEGTQPRPQWNAITGVCLYRENQGLPLYSRLHKWAQGLAGNGTVPDTVEMAPLAS; encoded by the exons ATGGCAGCCCTGATTGCAGAGAACTTCCGCTTCCTATCGCTCTTCTTCAAGAGCAAGGACGTGATGATTTTTAATGGGCTGGTGGCACTGGGCACAGTGGGCAGTCAGGAGCTGTTCTCCGTGGTGGCTTTCCACTGCCCTTGCTCGCCCGCCCGGAACTACCTGTACGGGCTGACAGCCATTGGTGTGCCTGCCCTGGCACTCTTCCTCATCGGGGTCATCCTCAACACCCACACCTGGAACCTGGTTGCCGAGTGCCAGTACCAGAGGACCAAGAACTGCTCGGCTGCccccaacttcctcctcctcagctccATCCTGGGCCGTGCGGCCGTGGCCCCCGTCACCTGGTCTGTCATCTCCCTGCTGCGCGGTGAGGCCTACGTCTGTGCTCGCAGCGAGTTTGTggacccctcctccctcacagCCGGGGAGAAGGGCTTCCCACCAGCCCATGCCACAGAAATCCTGGCCAGGTTCCCTTGCGGGGAGGGCCCCGCCAACATGTCGGGCTTCCGGGAGGAGGTCACCCGCAGGCTCAAGTATGAGTCCCAG CTCTTCGGGTGGCTGCTCATCGGCGTGGTGGCCGTCCTGGTGTTCCTGACCAAGTGCCTCAAGCATTACTGCTCGCCACTCAGCTACCGCCAGCAGGCCTACTGGGCGCAGTATCGCACCAACGAGGACCGGCTCTTCCAGCGCACGGCCGAGGTGCACTCGCGGGCGCTGGCTGCCCACAACGTGCGCCGCTTCTTTGGCTTTGTGGCGCTCGACAAGGACGACGAGGAGCTGGTCGCCAGGTTCCCAGTAGAGGGCACACAGCCTCGGCCACAGTGGAATGCCATCACGGGCGTCTGCTTGTACCGTGAGAACCAGGGCCTCCCGCTCTACAGCCGCCTGCACAAGTGGGCCCAGGGTCTGGCGGGCAAcggaacagtgcctgacaccgTGGAGATGGCCCCGCTCGCCTCCTAG